The genomic interval AAGACCTGTTCGTCACCAGCAAGGGCGAACGATTCGGCAACCCCCGCCACACCGCGAAATACGCCTCCCGTCTGGCCCTGGCCCAACGCCGGCTGAGCAAGAAGCCGCTCGGCTCGAAGAACCGCGCCAAGGCTCGACGGAAAGTAGCCCGTATTCACGCGAAAATTTCCGATTGCCGGACGGACAGCTTGCATAAGCTGTCCCGCAGACTGATTATTAATCAGGCCCTTAAATTCACGCCATGGCATAGCGTGCTGCAGGATGCTGGAAATAGGCCATGACCTTGTCGGGCAAGCTGCCGAGTGTGTTCATGAAAGCCATCGCCTTGTCCAGCAGGCTGGCCTTGTCATGGCTGACCGGGCCGCTGCGCAGCGCCGTCTTGAAATCCCGATTCAGGTACTCGTCGGGATTGGACTCGGGCGCATAGGGTGGTAGGAACACCAGTTCGATCCTGTCCTGCTTGTCACTGAGCCACTCGCTGACCACCTTGGCATGGTGGACGCGCAGGTTATCGACCACCAGGAAGATCTTCTGCGGTGTCCCTTCAACGAGGCGGCTCAGGAAGTCGATGAAACGCAGCGCGTTGATACTGCCTTCGACGATCTGGAAGGCCACCTCGCCACGGGGCGAAATTGCGGAGATCATCGACAGCTTGTGCCAGCGAGTGGGCGTCGCCAGCACTGGCGTCTGGCCCCTGGGGGCGTAGCCGCGTATCCAGTTCGCATCCTCCTTGACTGCGGTTTCGTCCCCCCAGTGAATCACCGCTCCTTCGGCAGCGGCGCGCGCCTTGACCTGGGGGTAGGTCTGCTTCAGCCAGCGCTCGATGTCCTCCGGCCGCTGCTCCTGCGCCCGCTTCACGGGACGCTGAGGCGTAAACCCCCAGCGCTTGAGATACTTGCCGATCAACCGGTCCTGCAGCTCGATCCCGAGGCGTTCCCTGGCCAGCGCCTTGATGCCGGGCGCGTCCACAGGGCAAACGGCAACTGCAGCTGCTGCGGGGGTTGCTCGACGATTTGCTCGCGCAGCCACTGCTCGTCGGCCGGCGTCAGCTTGCGGCAGGCGCCCGCCGGGCGCCCCCGACGCTTTTCCTCCAGGGCTTGCGCGCCCTCGCGGTTGGCACGGGTCAGCCAAGTCTTGATGGTGGTCGGATGCACACCGGTGACCGAGGCCAACTCCTCGACTTTCATGTTGGACTGCTGGCGCAGGCGAATCACTATCTGGCGAAGCAGCTTGCGACTCTCTGCGGTCAGTTTGCGGGCGTCGATCTTTTCCATGCCTGAAGTCTAACTAGACGTCTATTTAAGGGCCACCTTAATAACGAGAACCAAGTGGTCTGCGCCGAAACCCTTGCCGTGAAGAACATGATCCGCAATGCGAAACTGAGCAAAGCCATTGCCGATGCAGGCTGGGGTGAGCTCGTTCGCCAGCTGGAATACAAGGGCGGGTGGGCCGGTCGGCAGATCGTCCAGATCGACCGTTGGTATCCCAGTTCGAAGCGCTGCTCCTGCTGCGGGCATACCCTTGAGCGCCTGCCGCTGGATGTTCGCCGCTGGAGCTGCCCGGAATGCGGAACCGAGCATGACCGCGACGTGAACGCCGCGATCAATATCAAAGCCGCCGGGCTGGCGGTGTTAGCCCTTGGAGAGAACGTAAGCGGCATGGGTCGAGTATCCGTGTCCTGTTCTCGGTGAATTGGGAATCCCCTTCCTTCAGGGAGGGGAGCAGTCAAGTCTCGTTCTCCAGATCGCTCAAGGTGGGCGCGTTGCCCAGTGGCAGGCGCAGGCGGAAGCAGGCGCCGCCGCCCATGCGGTTTTCCGCCAGCACCTGGCCGCCGTGGGCCTCGGCGATGCTGCGGGCGATGGCCAGGCCCAGGCCGACGCCGGGAATGCTGGATTCGCTCTGGCCGCGGCGGAACAGGCCGAACAGCTCCTCGCCGCCGTCCGCCGGCAGCCCGGGGCCCCAGTCGCAGACCATCACGTCCAGCCAGTCGCCGAAGCGGCGCGCCACCAGTTCCACCGGGGTGTCGGCCGGCGAGTACTTGATGGCGTTCTCCAGCAGATTCCACAGGACCCGCTCCACCAGCACCGCGTCGAGGCGCAGCGGGGGCAGGCCGGGCGGGATGTCCAGGGTGATCTCCCGGTCCTTCCACTGGGCGCGGACCTGGCGCAGGGTGGCGCCGATGACCTCGTCGATCGGCTGCCATTCCTGGTTCAGCTCGAGGTTGCCGGAACGCAGGCGGGCCATGTCGAGCAGGTTGGTGACCAGCTGGTTGATCGACAGGGCCTGGTTGCGCAGGGCGGCGAGCATGCTCTTCTGGCGCTCCGCCGAGGCCTTGCCGAGGGCCAGGCTGTCGGCCAGGCCGAGCATCACCGTCAGCGGCGTGCGCAGGTCGTGGGACAGCGCTGAGAGAATGGAGCCGCGCAGGGATTCGGCGGCGCGGCGCAACTCGGTTTCCCGGGCGACGGCGGCGAAGTGGGTGCGCTCCAGGGCCACCGTCAGTACCGACGAGGCGGTCTCCAGCAGCGCGCGCGTGCCACGGTTGCGGGCCTGGGCGGCGGGCAGCTCGCAGACCAGCAGGTGCGGCGGGCCGCTGGCGACCAGCGGGACCAGGGCGAAGGTATGGCGCGGATCGCCGCCCGGGGTCAGCAGGGGCTGGCCGCCGGCGAGAGCCGCCTGCAGCGCGGCCGCGTCGAGCGGGGCCGGCGGCGCGGCGAACCCGCTCTCCGCCAGGATGCGGGTATGGCCGGCCTGCAGCGCGGTGCCGAGAAAGCGGCCGGCGATCTCCTCCACCTCGGCCGGCGTCTGCGCGGCGGTCAGGTGCCGGGCCAGGTCGTACAGGGCGCGGGCCTGGGTTTCCCGGGCCTGCACCTGTTCGGCCTGGGCCTTCAGGGCGGCGGTGAGGTGGCCGACCAGCAGGGCCACTACCAGCATGACCACGGTGGCCAGCAGGTACTGGGCCTCGGTGATCGCAAGGGAGAACAGCGGCGGGACGAAGACGTGGGCGTAGAGCAGGGCGCTCAGCAGCGCCGCGGCGATCGCCGGGAGGCGCCCGTAATGGCTGCCGATGACGACGATGACCAGCACGTAGAGCAGTGCCGTGTTGGAGAGGTCGATGGCTTCCTGCAGCGGCAGCATGAGCAGGGTGAGGCCGACGCTGACCAGCAGGGCGGGCAGAAGTTGTCGGAGAGGCACGGTGGTGGGGCATCGCCCGGGCGGCTGAGGGAGCCTCCATCCTAGCCGGAGCGGCGACGGCGTAACACTGCGGCCCGATGCTGCGCGGCGGCATCGGGCCGCGAGCGGGCCTCAGCCGGCGCGCGTGTAGGCGGCCAGGACGCCGGAGACTTCCCCGAGGATCGCCGGGTCGTCGATGGTGGAGGGCACGACCGGCTCCTCGCCGTTGGCGATCGTGCGCAGCACCGCCCGGAGGATCTTGCCCGAGCGGGTCTTCGGCAGGCGCTTGACCAGCGCGATCCGCTGGAAGCAGGCCAGCGCGCCGATCTGCTCGCGGATCATGGCCGTCAGTTCCCGCTGCAACTGCTGCTCGCCGATCCGAGCGCCGTCCTTGAGGACGATCAGGCCCAGCGGCACCTGCCCCTTGATCGCGTCGGGCACGCCGATCACCGCGCATTCGGCCACCGCCGGATGCCGGGCCACCTGATCCTCCATCTCCCCGGTGGACAGGCGGTGGCCGGCCACGTTGATCACGTCGTCGGTGCGGCCCATGATGTAGACGAAGCCCTCGTCGTCCAGA from Azotobacter salinestris carries:
- a CDS encoding DUF4118 domain-containing protein, translated to MPLRQLLPALLVSVGLTLLMLPLQEAIDLSNTALLYVLVIVVIGSHYGRLPAIAAALLSALLYAHVFVPPLFSLAITEAQYLLATVVMLVVALLVGHLTAALKAQAEQVQARETQARALYDLARHLTAAQTPAEVEEIAGRFLGTALQAGHTRILAESGFAAPPAPLDAAALQAALAGGQPLLTPGGDPRHTFALVPLVASGPPHLLVCELPAAQARNRGTRALLETASSVLTVALERTHFAAVARETELRRAAESLRGSILSALSHDLRTPLTVMLGLADSLALGKASAERQKSMLAALRNQALSINQLVTNLLDMARLRSGNLELNQEWQPIDEVIGATLRQVRAQWKDREITLDIPPGLPPLRLDAVLVERVLWNLLENAIKYSPADTPVELVARRFGDWLDVMVCDWGPGLPADGGEELFGLFRRGQSESSIPGVGLGLAIARSIAEAHGGQVLAENRMGGGACFRLRLPLGNAPTLSDLENET
- a CDS encoding IS630 family transposase, whose translation is MAARANRRATPAAAAVAVCPVDAPGIKALARERLGIELQDRLIGKYLKRWGFTPQRPVKRAQEQRPEDIERWLKQTYPQVKARAAAEGAVIHWGDETAVKEDANWIRGYAPRGQTPVLATPTRWHKLSMISAISPRGEVAFQIVEGSINALRFIDFLSRLVEGTPQKIFLVVDNLRVHHAKVVSEWLSDKQDRIELVFLPPYAPESNPDEYLNRDFKTALRSGPVSHDKASLLDKAMAFMNTLGSLPDKVMAYFQHPAARYAMA